The following are encoded in a window of Bacillus xiapuensis genomic DNA:
- a CDS encoding sodium-dependent transporter: MNQTEQWTSKIGFILASAGSAIGIGAIWKLPYVTGTSGGGAFFLLFVLFTALIGLPLLLGEFVIGRSSQKEAIRAYQHIAPKSFWPVTGYIGVITCFILLSFYSVIGGWILHYLLLGFTGQLHATEDYGALFAESIASPFWSVGAQLAFLFITIIVVSRGIQNGIEAANKYLMPALFLIFIAIIIRSLTLDNAAAGVEFFLKPDFSQLSSKDVLFALGQSFFSLSVGVSVMVTYSSYLDKTQNLGKSALSIAGLNVIISMLSGLAIFPAVFSLGVEPEAGPGLLFIVLPSIFQQIPFGIVFLMLFLALFLFATLTSAFSMLEIIVASIAKGDRSKRKSLSWLAGLLIFLVGIPSALSFGVLSEVVIFNKTIFDAADFLVSNLLMPIGAFLIAIFIPLKMNKQLLYDELSKGAGNIKSWFALWLLLLRFVVPVVIIIVFLDVIGII, from the coding sequence ATGAATCAAACAGAACAATGGACATCAAAGATTGGCTTTATATTAGCCTCAGCCGGTTCTGCAATTGGGATCGGAGCGATATGGAAGCTTCCCTACGTAACGGGAACGAGCGGCGGCGGAGCTTTTTTTCTTCTTTTTGTCTTATTTACTGCTTTAATTGGACTTCCTTTACTGCTCGGGGAATTTGTCATTGGGCGCAGTTCACAGAAAGAAGCGATTAGAGCTTATCAGCATATAGCCCCTAAATCTTTTTGGCCCGTCACTGGATATATCGGGGTCATCACTTGCTTTATCCTATTGTCCTTCTACAGTGTCATCGGAGGCTGGATATTGCACTATTTGCTGTTAGGGTTCACCGGTCAGCTGCATGCCACCGAAGATTATGGCGCCTTGTTTGCTGAATCGATTGCCTCGCCGTTCTGGTCTGTCGGCGCTCAATTGGCCTTCTTATTTATTACCATTATCGTCGTATCGCGGGGAATTCAAAACGGGATTGAAGCGGCCAATAAATATTTAATGCCGGCACTCTTTCTCATTTTTATCGCGATTATCATCCGTTCACTTACGCTTGATAATGCCGCAGCCGGCGTTGAATTCTTTTTAAAGCCTGATTTTTCTCAGCTTTCATCCAAAGATGTACTATTTGCTTTAGGACAGTCTTTCTTTTCATTGAGTGTTGGGGTGTCCGTGATGGTCACTTACAGTTCTTACTTAGATAAAACGCAAAATCTCGGTAAGTCCGCTTTGTCAATCGCCGGTCTGAACGTGATCATTTCCATGCTTTCAGGCTTAGCTATTTTTCCGGCAGTCTTTTCATTAGGAGTAGAGCCCGAAGCTGGTCCAGGACTTTTATTTATTGTACTGCCATCAATATTCCAGCAAATTCCTTTCGGGATCGTATTTTTAATGTTATTTTTAGCTTTATTTTTATTTGCGACACTGACATCGGCCTTTTCTATGCTGGAAATCATTGTTGCTTCGATCGCTAAAGGAGACCGTTCAAAACGAAAGAGCTTATCCTGGTTAGCCGGACTGCTTATTTTCCTAGTCGGTATCCCGTCCGCTTTATCATTTGGCGTATTGAGCGAGGTCGTGATCTTTAATAAAACGATTTTTGATGCGGCTGATTTTCTTGTGAGCAACCTCTTAATGCCGATTGGGGCCTTTTTAATTGCGATCTTTATTCCATTAAAAATGAATAAGCAGCTTTTATAC
- a CDS encoding aldehyde dehydrogenase, whose amino-acid sequence MNEWEERADRIVKKQKQFFQTGVTKDLSFRTRALQSLREAIQRYEQPLLQALYHDLRKSEFEAYGTEIGYTLDSVKHAIQNLKKWAAPTKVPTPAYHLPAKSWIQSEPYGAVLIVGPFNYPFQLVIEPLIGAIAAGNCAVIKPSEATPHVSALLAKMMKETFEPEFVQVVEGEKEITSALLHAPFDYIFFTGSAKVGRIVMEAASKHLVPVTLELGGKSPAIIDRTANLEAAAKRIAWGKFVNAGQTCVAPDYLLVHHNVKKEFLHKLQQVLFDFYGAAPQKSPDYSRIVNESHFDRLAEMIERNRSKVIFGGEMDREDLFISPTMIDEASWDDACMQEEIFGPVLPVLSYHELNEAIAQVNRYHPKPLALYIFTELEAVEERVLQSIAFGGGCVNDTLSHVANPYLPFGGIGPSGMNSYHGKYSFDAFSHKKSVLKKSTKWNPSFIFPPYKEKVKWLRKLMK is encoded by the coding sequence ATGAATGAATGGGAGGAGCGAGCAGACCGCATAGTAAAAAAGCAAAAGCAATTCTTTCAAACAGGCGTGACAAAGGATCTGTCTTTTCGAACGCGGGCGCTGCAGAGCTTGCGAGAAGCCATCCAGCGATATGAACAGCCGCTTCTTCAAGCGCTTTATCATGATTTACGAAAAAGTGAGTTTGAGGCCTACGGAACAGAGATTGGCTATACGTTAGACAGCGTGAAGCATGCCATTCAGAATTTGAAGAAATGGGCGGCTCCCACAAAAGTGCCGACACCCGCCTATCATTTGCCGGCGAAAAGCTGGATACAATCAGAGCCGTATGGTGCGGTGCTGATTGTTGGCCCGTTTAATTATCCTTTTCAGCTAGTGATCGAGCCATTGATTGGAGCGATTGCAGCCGGTAATTGTGCCGTCATTAAACCGTCAGAAGCTACGCCCCACGTCTCTGCTTTGCTGGCAAAAATGATGAAGGAAACATTTGAGCCGGAATTTGTACAGGTAGTGGAAGGGGAGAAAGAAATCACTTCGGCGCTCCTTCATGCGCCGTTTGACTATATTTTCTTTACTGGAAGCGCTAAGGTGGGCCGGATAGTAATGGAAGCCGCCAGCAAGCATCTTGTTCCGGTCACTCTTGAACTTGGAGGGAAAAGCCCTGCGATTATTGACCGGACGGCTAATTTGGAAGCAGCGGCCAAACGCATCGCTTGGGGGAAATTCGTGAATGCCGGGCAAACTTGTGTAGCTCCTGATTATTTGCTCGTTCACCACAATGTGAAAAAGGAGTTTCTTCACAAGCTGCAGCAAGTGCTTTTCGATTTTTACGGAGCGGCTCCGCAGAAAAGTCCGGATTACAGCAGAATCGTCAATGAAAGCCACTTTGACAGACTGGCAGAAATGATTGAACGGAATCGTTCCAAAGTCATCTTTGGCGGAGAGATGGATCGGGAAGATTTATTTATATCCCCGACTATGATTGATGAGGCCAGCTGGGATGACGCTTGCATGCAGGAGGAGATATTCGGTCCTGTATTGCCGGTGCTGTCTTATCACGAACTGAATGAAGCGATCGCACAAGTGAACCGTTATCACCCTAAACCGCTGGCTCTTTATATATTTACGGAGCTGGAAGCGGTGGAAGAGCGTGTATTGCAATCCATTGCATTCGGAGGAGGCTGCGTGAATGATACACTATCCCATGTCGCCAATCCGTATTTGCCGTTTGGCGGCATTGGTCCCTCAGGGATGAATAGCTACCATGGAAAATACAGCTTTGATGCTTTTTCTCATAAAAAAAGCGTCTTAAAAAAGAGCACAAAATGGAATCCTTCATTTATTTTCCCTCCCTATAAGGAAAAGGTGAAATGGCTGCGTAAGCTGATGAAGTAA
- a CDS encoding helix-turn-helix domain-containing protein, translating into MAKYSEEFKIKLVTEYLDGHLGYKLLAKKYNMPSQTPLQDWVRAYKTQGMEGLKRRIKKEVHPVQIKLDTIQFMLKTGASYQETAE; encoded by the coding sequence ATGGCCAAATATAGTGAGGAATTTAAAATAAAGCTTGTTACCGAGTATTTGGATGGGCATCTTGGATATAAATTATTGGCGAAGAAATACAATATGCCCTCTCAAACACCATTACAAGATTGGGTAAGAGCTTATAAAACACAAGGGATGGAGGGGTTAAAAAGAAGAATTAAGAAGGAAGTACATCCTGTTCAAATTAAATTAGATACGATACAATTTATGTTAAAAACAGGTGCTTCTTATCAGGAAACCGCTGAATAG
- a CDS encoding IS3 family transposase yields MRKCVLKKAASFSGKSECLSRKAQAKLAFELKEEGFRLKDIFLVVGIPEATYHYHVKKLGKEDPETELKEIITYLFRKFHERYGYKRITKELKKLGHCVNHKKVYRLMRELSLKCVKFMQKSRKSNSYKGKVGKVAKNRLSRRFNTPIPLQKLVTDITEFKCLGEEKLYLNPILDLYNGEIISFGIQKRPTLDLVMDRLDETIEIIKNHATYRTTIHSDQGWHYQHSQWVRTLKKNIVFQSMSRKATCVDNAVMENFFGILKQEMYYGEKLVSYEELKRRIEEYIYWYNNERSKDKLTGLSPVQYRTRSSQSAA; encoded by the coding sequence ATTAGAAAATGCGTACTTAAAAAAGCTGCGAGCTTTTCGGGAAAATCCGAATGTCTTTCTCGAAAAGCACAAGCAAAATTGGCATTCGAACTCAAAGAAGAAGGATTCCGATTAAAAGATATTTTCCTTGTTGTAGGCATTCCTGAAGCAACCTACCACTATCATGTAAAAAAGTTGGGGAAAGAAGATCCGGAAACGGAACTAAAAGAGATCATCACCTACCTATTTAGGAAGTTTCATGAACGCTATGGTTATAAACGAATCACAAAGGAATTAAAGAAATTAGGACATTGTGTTAATCATAAAAAAGTGTATCGGCTTATGCGGGAATTAAGTTTGAAATGTGTAAAATTCATGCAGAAATCTCGGAAATCCAATTCCTATAAGGGGAAGGTTGGTAAGGTAGCGAAAAACCGTCTATCCCGCCGTTTTAACACACCTATCCCTCTTCAAAAATTAGTAACTGACATAACAGAATTCAAATGTCTAGGCGAAGAGAAGTTGTATTTAAATCCTATTCTTGACCTTTATAATGGAGAAATTATTTCGTTTGGAATTCAGAAGCGTCCAACATTGGATCTTGTCATGGACCGTTTAGACGAAACAATTGAGATCATAAAGAATCACGCAACCTACCGTACTACCATCCACTCGGATCAAGGGTGGCATTACCAGCACAGCCAATGGGTGAGAACATTAAAGAAAAATATAGTATTCCAAAGCATGTCACGTAAAGCAACCTGCGTAGACAACGCTGTGATGGAGAATTTCTTTGGCATTTTAAAGCAAGAAATGTATTATGGGGAAAAACTAGTAAGCTATGAGGAATTAAAAAGGAGAATAGAAGAATATATCTACTGGTATAACAATGAACGATCCAAAGACAAATTGACTGGACTAAGTCCGGTCCAATACCGAACTCGATCCAGCCAATCAGCTGCATAA
- the yhfH gene encoding protein YhfH produces the protein MMSPVEFFRTMPPKTCPECGEYIREQAESYLMECDRCLAKKDE, from the coding sequence ATGATGAGTCCAGTTGAGTTTTTCAGAACAATGCCGCCAAAGACATGTCCGGAATGCGGGGAATACATCCGCGAACAAGCCGAGTCTTATTTGATGGAATGCGACCGCTGTTTAGCCAAAAAAGATGAGTAA
- the cspD gene encoding cold-shock protein CspD produces the protein MLQGKVKWFNAEKGFGFIEVEGQDDVFVHFSAIQGEGYKTLEEGQSVSFEVVEGPRGPQAANVEKN, from the coding sequence ATGTTACAAGGTAAAGTAAAATGGTTCAATGCAGAAAAAGGCTTCGGATTCATCGAAGTTGAAGGACAAGACGATGTATTCGTACATTTCTCCGCTATTCAAGGCGAAGGTTACAAAACTTTAGAAGAAGGTCAAAGCGTAAGTTTTGAAGTTGTTGAAGGACCACGCGGACCTCAAGCGGCAAACGTTGAAAAAAACTAA
- a CDS encoding carbon starvation CstA family protein: protein MNLLTLLIGSGIIFTIAYFTYGKYLEKKLGVDGNRPTPAVTMADGVDYVAAKKPVLLGHHFATIAGGGPIVGPITAVVFGWIPAVIWIIVGSIFVGGVHDFASLQASLRHRAQSIGTIIKAYMGGRGQTLFLAFSIATLILIVGVFIILVKDTFSAVPQAATASVLFIGIAMVFGVLVNQIRMNFVLASVLGVLAMLLSIWVGIAFPLELSGGTWVVILLIYAYAASVMPVWMLLQPRDYLNSFLLYGMMIGAVLGIILANPEIKMAGYTGFYNETLGFMFPILFITIACGAVSGFHSLVSSGTTAKQLDNEKNGRFITYGSMLLEGFLAIIAIGAVAYLSQAEFTSRMAELGGPVGTFSAGVGFFMSHWGIPEVTATTFTALTASAFLMTTLDSATRLGKYAVQELAETRSRFFHHHHIATLVIVAGAGVLALSGTWSAVWPLFGSANQMLGAIALLAVSVWLVKSGVKAWFAILPMIFMFIVTLAALIVLLQSNFAKGQYFLAGSAFVLLILCIILAMEAWRSLTAANDDTSVKI from the coding sequence ATGAATTTACTAACTTTATTAATCGGTTCGGGTATTATCTTTACCATTGCTTACTTTACGTACGGAAAATATCTTGAAAAGAAGCTGGGAGTAGACGGAAATCGGCCGACGCCGGCGGTCACGATGGCGGATGGGGTCGATTATGTGGCCGCTAAGAAGCCGGTCCTGTTAGGTCATCACTTTGCGACGATTGCAGGCGGAGGGCCGATTGTTGGTCCGATCACAGCTGTTGTATTCGGCTGGATACCGGCTGTCATTTGGATTATCGTGGGCAGTATTTTTGTCGGAGGCGTGCACGATTTTGCTTCTTTACAAGCATCTTTGCGGCATCGGGCGCAATCGATCGGTACGATCATTAAGGCATATATGGGCGGAAGGGGACAGACGCTGTTTCTTGCCTTTTCCATTGCCACATTGATCCTTATTGTAGGCGTTTTCATTATTCTTGTGAAAGATACATTCTCTGCTGTTCCGCAAGCCGCTACCGCTTCTGTTTTGTTTATCGGGATAGCGATGGTCTTTGGTGTGCTGGTTAATCAAATCCGCATGAATTTTGTCTTAGCCAGCGTCTTAGGTGTTCTGGCGATGCTTTTGAGCATTTGGGTGGGCATTGCTTTTCCTCTGGAGCTGAGCGGCGGAACATGGGTCGTCATCTTGCTGATTTACGCTTATGCAGCCTCCGTTATGCCTGTTTGGATGCTGCTGCAGCCTCGCGATTATCTCAATTCATTTCTGCTTTACGGAATGATGATCGGAGCGGTGCTGGGCATTATTTTAGCGAATCCTGAAATAAAAATGGCTGGCTATACCGGTTTTTATAATGAAACATTAGGATTTATGTTTCCCATATTATTTATTACGATCGCTTGCGGGGCGGTTTCAGGCTTTCATTCACTCGTCTCTTCGGGAACAACAGCAAAGCAGTTGGACAATGAGAAAAACGGGCGTTTCATCACGTATGGCAGCATGCTGTTAGAAGGTTTTCTAGCCATTATTGCAATTGGGGCGGTGGCGTATTTATCGCAAGCTGAATTTACATCGCGAATGGCTGAATTAGGAGGGCCGGTCGGCACCTTTTCTGCCGGTGTAGGGTTCTTTATGTCCCATTGGGGGATCCCGGAAGTAACAGCAACGACATTTACAGCCCTCACGGCGTCCGCTTTTTTAATGACCACTTTGGATTCTGCTACGCGGCTTGGAAAATATGCTGTGCAGGAATTGGCTGAAACCCGTTCCCGCTTTTTTCATCATCATCATATAGCGACTTTGGTGATTGTGGCTGGAGCGGGGGTATTGGCTTTATCGGGGACGTGGAGTGCCGTTTGGCCGCTGTTCGGTTCAGCAAATCAAATGCTGGGAGCGATTGCGCTGCTGGCGGTCAGTGTCTGGCTGGTTAAATCAGGAGTGAAGGCCTGGTTTGCTATTTTGCCGATGATCTTTATGTTTATCGTCACGTTAGCTGCGCTGATCGTGCTGTTGCAGAGTAATTTTGCAAAGGGTCAATACTTCTTGGCAGGCTCTGCCTTCGTTCTACTCATACTGTGCATTATTCTGGCAATGGAAGCGTGGCGTTCCTTGACGGCCGCTAATGACGATACATCCGTCAAGATATAA
- a CDS encoding pyridoxal-phosphate-dependent aminotransferase family protein, giving the protein MINELLPPKRILMGPGPSDVHPHVLKAMSTPLVGHLDPAFLTIMDETMELLRQVYQTKNKATMAMSGTGSAGMETVFANLLEPGDQALIGVNGLFGQRMADVAERCGAKVIQVQAPWGEIIQPQQIKEVLSQHKQIKLVAIVHAETSTGVCQPLREISSIAHDHGALFVCDMVTSLGGCPTEIDSIGVDAAYSGTQKCLSAPPGLSPVTFGSRALEAMDKRNTKVQSWYLDLSMIQAYWSEASERFYHHTAPITMIYSLREALRLIADEGIDHVHARHALYGGALQAGLEAMGLKLLVEPAHRLPQLTCVYIPEGVDDLAVRQRLLHKYSLEIGGGLGVFKGKVWRIGLMGYNARQENVTYLLAALEDVLREENGRIQEGAALAAAGQWLKKEAACR; this is encoded by the coding sequence GTGATCAACGAATTGTTACCGCCGAAAAGAATTTTAATGGGCCCTGGCCCGAGCGATGTTCATCCGCATGTTTTGAAGGCTATGTCTACTCCGCTAGTCGGCCATTTAGATCCGGCTTTTTTAACCATTATGGATGAAACAATGGAGTTATTGCGTCAGGTGTATCAGACGAAAAACAAAGCAACGATGGCAATGTCTGGTACTGGAAGTGCAGGAATGGAGACGGTTTTCGCTAATTTATTAGAGCCGGGGGATCAGGCTCTAATAGGAGTGAATGGACTGTTCGGCCAGCGGATGGCTGATGTGGCCGAAAGATGCGGGGCAAAAGTGATTCAAGTGCAAGCTCCGTGGGGGGAAATCATTCAGCCGCAGCAAATAAAAGAGGTGCTTTCTCAGCATAAACAGATCAAGCTAGTGGCGATCGTCCATGCAGAGACCTCAACGGGCGTTTGCCAGCCGCTGCGAGAAATCAGCAGCATCGCTCATGATCACGGTGCATTGTTTGTTTGTGATATGGTGACGAGTCTCGGAGGCTGTCCGACAGAAATTGATTCCATTGGTGTAGATGCCGCTTACAGCGGAACACAAAAATGCTTAAGTGCTCCTCCAGGACTGTCCCCGGTTACGTTTGGGAGCCGCGCGCTCGAAGCAATGGACAAGAGGAATACAAAGGTGCAAAGCTGGTATTTGGACTTGTCGATGATTCAAGCGTATTGGAGTGAAGCCAGTGAGCGCTTCTATCATCATACGGCACCGATCACGATGATTTATTCATTAAGAGAGGCGCTGCGGCTGATTGCGGATGAAGGAATAGATCATGTTCATGCTCGCCATGCTTTGTACGGGGGGGCCTTGCAAGCAGGGCTAGAGGCAATGGGGCTAAAGCTGCTTGTCGAACCAGCCCATCGCCTGCCGCAGCTGACTTGCGTATATATCCCAGAAGGTGTGGATGATTTGGCTGTGCGCCAGCGCCTCTTGCATAAGTACAGCCTGGAAATTGGCGGAGGCTTAGGCGTATTTAAAGGCAAGGTTTGGCGAATCGGCTTGATGGGTTACAATGCCCGCCAAGAAAATGTTACTTACTTGCTGGCGGCTTTAGAGGACGTTTTAAGGGAGGAAAATGGCCGCATTCAGGAGGGAGCTGCATTAGCAGCAGCTGGGCAGTGGCTGAAAAAAGAAGCAGCATGCCGCTAA
- a CDS encoding metal-dependent hydrolase: MKGSAHLTIGGAAGLAAAMYLHTDPLATASLVGIGAVSGLAPDLDVNGKLSNRITISKKWLILFFALAGGLLAIYSYWDLSGMMQLAGILIGSGLILLPRLFIKQRTMLFLTGAAIGYAGFYMDLYWMMLLSGFIIVSSFLSHRTLTHSVIGLVYFGYIAWHFEQSVQVEGSFIAAVLAYASHLVADMKAWSFNKKGVKWFQPFVHKEF; the protein is encoded by the coding sequence ATGAAGGGATCAGCACATTTAACGATTGGGGGGGCCGCCGGACTGGCTGCCGCCATGTATCTGCATACGGATCCGCTGGCAACAGCATCCCTCGTCGGGATCGGAGCCGTTTCTGGACTAGCTCCAGACCTTGATGTGAACGGCAAACTGTCCAATCGGATCACGATCTCCAAGAAGTGGCTTATCTTATTTTTTGCTCTGGCCGGCGGGTTGCTGGCGATCTACAGTTATTGGGATTTATCAGGAATGATGCAGCTGGCAGGTATTCTCATTGGCTCCGGCTTAATCTTGCTGCCGCGTCTGTTTATTAAGCAGCGAACTATGCTGTTTCTTACCGGAGCGGCCATCGGCTATGCCGGCTTTTATATGGACCTTTATTGGATGATGCTATTAAGTGGATTTATTATCGTATCTTCCTTTTTATCCCATCGGACATTGACGCATTCTGTGATTGGTCTCGTTTATTTCGGTTATATTGCTTGGCACTTTGAGCAGTCTGTTCAAGTGGAAGGCAGTTTTATTGCAGCCGTTTTAGCCTATGCAAGCCACCTGGTTGCCGATATGAAAGCATGGTCATTTAATAAGAAGGGAGTTAAATGGTTCCAGCCGTTTGTCCATAAAGAATTTTAA
- a CDS encoding sporulation protein produces MLKRFLSSIGIGGVTIDTVVTPRTCSAGDTVKGKVMISGGRAEVYIQSIVLQLVTEIEETRDDSDFAYQENEIERITLDIDRAISPDETKEIPFKLSIQEHHPATREHQRTYLRTTAVIPQAVNPTDQDELVIKK; encoded by the coding sequence ATGTTGAAAAGGTTTTTGTCCAGTATCGGCATTGGAGGCGTAACAATTGATACTGTAGTTACTCCCAGAACCTGTTCGGCTGGAGATACCGTAAAAGGGAAGGTAATGATTTCTGGAGGAAGGGCTGAAGTTTATATTCAATCCATTGTGCTGCAGCTCGTAACGGAGATTGAAGAGACGCGGGATGACAGTGACTTTGCTTACCAAGAAAATGAAATTGAGCGAATCACTCTTGACATCGACAGAGCCATTTCCCCTGATGAGACAAAGGAAATTCCATTTAAGCTATCCATTCAAGAGCATCACCCGGCAACGAGGGAGCATCAGCGCACGTATTTGCGGACAACAGCCGTTATTCCTCAAGCTGTGAATCCGACCGATCAAGATGAGTTGGTCATCAAAAAGTAG
- a CDS encoding ribonucleoside-diphosphate reductase subunit alpha has protein sequence MQLKTNSIQDLLKEIQEEYPLLSVEEVESKVDNALKEKEEWTADQIHRLLLQAAVERITSEEPDWTYVAARLYLHKLYEEAAAVRGNSAHGYGRFYELIQLLTNEGIYDSQLVAGYTKEEIEQLGEVIDPKKDRLFTYIGIVTLSERYLARTHDKQPAELPQERWMIIAMTLMINEPKNHRLALVKEAYWALSNLYMTTATPTLANAGKSYGQLSSCFIDTVDDSLRSIFDANTDAATLSKNGGGLGIYLGKIRCQGSDIKGFKYVSSGVIPWMKQLNNTAVSVDQLGQRQGAIAVYLDVWHRDIFSFLETRLNNGDERRRTHDLFTGVSIPDLFMEAVEAREDWYLFDPHEVRKVMGYSLEDSFDEKQGEGTFRKRYQECVAHPGLSKKSVPAIEIMKAIMISQLETGTPYMFYRDTVNRANPNKHAGMIYASNLCTEICQNMSPTVVKEEKTEDGNIIIIKEPGDYVVCNLSSISLARAVMDDVLERLIAIQVRMLDNVIDINRIPVPQAEITNAKYRGIGLGTFGWQHLLALKGLSWESEEAVNYCDELYENIALLTIKASADLAREKGAYPMFKGSDWATGAYFENKKYRGEKWETIKKQVQATGIRNGYLLAVAPNSSTALIAGSTAGIDPIFRKEYMEEKKDYRIPVTAPDLSPQTAWYYKSVFLIDQHWSIRQNAKRQRHIDQGISFNLYVRNDIKAKALLDLHLDAWKSGLKTTYYVRSTASDIEECDSCHS, from the coding sequence ATGCAACTAAAAACCAATTCTATACAAGATTTATTAAAGGAAATCCAAGAAGAGTATCCGTTACTGTCGGTCGAAGAGGTAGAAAGCAAAGTGGATAACGCTTTAAAAGAGAAAGAAGAATGGACCGCAGATCAAATACATCGGCTGCTGCTCCAAGCTGCAGTGGAGAGAATTACAAGTGAAGAGCCTGATTGGACTTATGTGGCAGCGCGATTATACTTGCACAAATTATACGAAGAAGCGGCAGCAGTGAGAGGAAATTCCGCTCATGGTTATGGCCGTTTTTATGAGCTGATTCAATTATTAACAAACGAGGGGATTTATGATTCGCAGTTAGTAGCAGGTTACACGAAGGAAGAAATTGAACAGCTGGGCGAAGTGATTGATCCGAAGAAAGACCGTCTGTTTACCTACATTGGAATCGTGACATTAAGCGAAAGATATCTGGCCAGAACACATGATAAGCAGCCGGCTGAATTGCCTCAAGAACGCTGGATGATCATTGCGATGACCCTGATGATCAACGAACCAAAAAATCATCGCCTCGCTTTGGTGAAAGAAGCCTATTGGGCGCTGTCTAATTTATACATGACAACGGCCACGCCAACTTTAGCGAATGCCGGGAAATCATATGGTCAGCTATCCAGCTGTTTTATCGACACAGTGGATGACAGTCTCCGCAGTATTTTTGATGCCAATACCGATGCGGCCACATTGAGCAAGAACGGCGGAGGACTTGGAATATATCTTGGCAAAATCCGCTGCCAGGGCAGCGACATCAAAGGTTTCAAATATGTCAGCTCCGGCGTTATTCCTTGGATGAAGCAGCTGAACAATACCGCCGTGTCCGTGGATCAGCTTGGACAGCGCCAAGGTGCGATTGCTGTCTATTTAGATGTTTGGCATCGCGATATTTTCTCATTCTTAGAAACACGGTTAAATAACGGCGATGAGCGCCGCCGCACACATGATTTGTTTACGGGTGTCTCCATACCAGATTTATTTATGGAAGCTGTGGAAGCGCGGGAAGATTGGTATTTATTTGACCCTCATGAGGTAAGAAAAGTAATGGGCTATTCACTTGAGGATTCATTTGATGAGAAGCAGGGAGAAGGAACCTTCCGGAAGCGGTATCAGGAGTGCGTCGCCCATCCAGGATTGAGCAAGAAATCAGTTCCGGCTATCGAGATTATGAAAGCCATTATGATTTCACAGCTCGAAACCGGCACTCCTTACATGTTTTATCGCGATACTGTCAACCGCGCGAATCCGAATAAACACGCGGGAATGATTTATGCCAGCAACTTGTGCACAGAAATCTGCCAGAACATGAGCCCGACCGTTGTGAAAGAAGAAAAAACGGAGGACGGAAACATTATCATCATAAAAGAACCGGGAGATTATGTCGTTTGTAACCTCTCATCTATTTCTTTAGCGAGAGCTGTAATGGATGATGTACTGGAACGTTTAATTGCCATTCAGGTTCGCATGCTTGATAATGTTATAGATATTAACCGGATTCCGGTCCCGCAGGCTGAAATTACGAATGCCAAGTACCGGGGAATTGGACTGGGGACATTTGGCTGGCAGCATTTACTGGCCTTAAAAGGATTGAGCTGGGAATCGGAAGAGGCTGTTAACTATTGTGATGAACTGTATGAAAATATTGCACTGTTAACGATAAAAGCCAGCGCGGACCTGGCGAGAGAAAAAGGAGCTTACCCGATGTTTAAAGGGTCTGACTGGGCAACCGGCGCTTACTTTGAAAACAAGAAATATAGAGGAGAGAAATGGGAGACCATTAAAAAACAGGTGCAAGCGACAGGTATCCGCAACGGCTATTTGCTGGCGGTGGCGCCGAATTCTTCCACTGCTTTAATTGCAGGCTCTACGGCTGGCATTGATCCCATCTTCCGCAAAGAATATATGGAAGAAAAGAAGGATTACAGAATTCCAGTAACAGCTCCGGATCTATCGCCGCAAACGGCTTGGTACTATAAATCAGTCTTTTTAATTGACCAGCACTGGAGCATCCGCCAAAATGCCAAGCGCCAGCGCCATATTGATCAAGGCATTTCATTTAACTTGTATGTGCGCAACGATATTAAAGCAAAGGCATTATTAGATCTGCATTTGGATGCATGGAAATCCGGTTTGAAGACCACCTATTATGTCCGTTCGACAGCCAGCGACATTGAGGAATGCGACAGCTGCCATTCATGA